The following proteins are encoded in a genomic region of Sulfurimonas sp. HSL3-7:
- a CDS encoding RNA pseudouridine synthase: MNNSKKSIASQQRAKNKKEEGKAKVRAKAFAKADSKRSKKAPVSKKSSEKMGDEFVQESAARAVKSSEKMEKAYKLLALQESISNSQAKALIDRGLVYVGNKKVMVARGELPLKSTFKVSEVAKVVPIYEDDDLIVVNKPAFLNADEVEHQFPGAKLLHRLDRETSGVLILVKNEEFRHKAISEFKKHNVYKEYTAWVEGMFTEPEVIDKAILTEKRHNKAYSKISPKGKPAHTEVTPMEVVGKYSKVKVVIQEGRTHQIRVHLRSIGYPIVGDELYGAKRSTRVMLHAKKVVLLGKTFVADEPKIFAHYSS, translated from the coding sequence ATGAATAACAGTAAAAAAAGTATTGCAAGCCAGCAACGTGCAAAAAACAAAAAAGAGGAAGGCAAAGCCAAGGTAAGGGCCAAAGCTTTTGCAAAAGCAGACAGCAAGCGTTCCAAAAAGGCGCCTGTCAGCAAAAAGAGCAGTGAAAAGATGGGTGATGAGTTTGTACAGGAGAGTGCAGCCAGAGCAGTAAAAAGCAGTGAGAAGATGGAAAAGGCGTATAAGCTTTTAGCGCTGCAAGAGTCCATCTCCAACTCCCAGGCAAAGGCGCTTATTGATCGCGGTCTGGTCTATGTCGGCAATAAAAAGGTGATGGTAGCACGCGGAGAACTGCCGTTGAAGTCAACATTCAAGGTCTCCGAGGTTGCCAAAGTCGTACCTATCTACGAAGATGATGATCTTATCGTGGTCAATAAACCGGCGTTTCTTAATGCAGATGAAGTTGAGCATCAGTTTCCGGGAGCAAAGCTGCTGCATCGTCTTGACCGCGAGACAAGCGGAGTCCTGATCCTGGTCAAAAATGAGGAGTTCCGCCATAAAGCTATCAGTGAATTCAAGAAACATAATGTTTATAAAGAGTATACGGCCTGGGTTGAGGGGATGTTTACCGAGCCCGAGGTGATCGACAAGGCGATATTGACGGAAAAACGTCACAACAAAGCCTATTCCAAGATCTCGCCAAAGGGGAAACCGGCCCACACCGAGGTGACACCTATGGAGGTCGTAGGTAAATACTCCAAGGTCAAAGTAGTGATCCAGGAGGGGCGTACGCATCAGATCCGTGTCCATCTGCGTTCGATCGGGTATCCAATTGTCGGCGATGAACTTTATGGTGCCAAGCGAAGCACGCGCGTGATGCTGCATGCAAAAAAAGTGGTACTGCTCGGCAAGACTTTTGTTGCCGATGAACCGAAGATCTTTGCCCACTACTCTTCATGA